A single genomic interval of Helianthus annuus cultivar XRQ/B chromosome 6, HanXRQr2.0-SUNRISE, whole genome shotgun sequence harbors:
- the LOC110865014 gene encoding uncharacterized protein LOC110865014 has product MFWSLLRRSNSEGKESMVLKKVDSPKQKRNLGELPECLSIIGYLRIIGIYSEYGMLLHVSLLYLTIYSTNGKNSGGILQGSWVGLLTRVQAFPFLHGVERYAYREREIDREDGITNGEVNLQTLIDLKKKLSGLYDF; this is encoded by the exons ATGTTCTGGTCTTTGCTGAGGCGGAGCAATAGCGAAGGTAAGGAGTCGATGGTGTTGAAGAAGGTGGATAGTCCGAAGCAAAAGCGGAATTTGGGTGAG TTACCAGAATGCCTTAGCATTATTGGATATCTACGAATAATAGGAATATATAGTGAGTATGGAATGCTCCTACATGTATCTTTATTGTATCTAACTATTTACTCA ACAAATGGAAAGAATAGCGGTGGAATATTGCAAGGCAGCTGGGTCGGTCTTCTCACGCGTGTCCAGGCGTTTCCTTTCCTTCATGGTGTGGAGAGATATgcttatagagagagagagatagacaGGGAAGACGGCATCACGAATGGTGAGGTAAACCTACAAACActaattgatttaaaaaaaaagttaagtgGACTTTATGATTTTTGA